A single genomic interval of Hydractinia symbiolongicarpus strain clone_291-10 chromosome 8, HSymV2.1, whole genome shotgun sequence harbors:
- the LOC130653648 gene encoding uncharacterized protein LOC130653648, protein MNNHYSAAEMKATYSISYRFYVNTNIKCITQNIKCITLNIKCNTLNIRCNTLNIRCNTLNITCNTLNIKCNTQNIKCNTQNIRCNTLNIRCNTLNIRCNTLNITCNTLNIKCNTQNIKCNTQNIRCNTLNIRCNTLNIRCNTLNIRCNTLNITCNTLNIKCNTQNIKCNTQNIRCNTLNIRCNTLNIRCNTLNIRCNTLNITCNTLNINCNTLDIKCNTQNSNRVIHRISNLLLF, encoded by the exons ATGAACAACCATTATAGTGCTGCAGAAATGAAGGCAACCTATTCTATCAGCTATCGTTTTTACGTTAACACT AATATCAAATGTATTACACAGAATATCAAATGTATTACACTGAATATCAAATGTAATACACTGAATATCAGATGTAATACACTGAATATCAGATGTAATACACTGAATATCACATGCAATACACTGAATATCAAATGTAATACACAGAATATCAAATGTAATACACAGAATATCAGATGTAATACACTGAATATCAGATGTAATACACTGAATATCAGATGTAATACACTGAATATCACATGCAATACACTGAATATCAAATGTAATACACAGAATATCAAATGTAATACACAGAATATCAGATGTAATACACTGAATATCAGATGTAATACACTGAATATCAGATGTAATACACTGAATATCAGATGTAATACACTGAATATCACATGCAATACACTGAATATCAAATGTAATACACAGAATATCAAATGTAATACACAGAATATCAGATGTAATACACTGAATATCAGATGTAATACACTGAATATCAGATGTAATACACTGAATATCAGATGTAATACACTGAATATCACATGCAATACACTGAATATCAACTGTAATACACTGGATATCAAATGTAATACACAAAATAGCAATCGTGTAATACACAGAATATCAAATTTGTTATTATTCTAA